Genomic DNA from Chelonia mydas isolate rCheMyd1 chromosome 6, rCheMyd1.pri.v2, whole genome shotgun sequence:
TGCTGTAGCTGGGCCTAAGCCAGAGAGCACAGTTGAGTAACAGCCCAAAGATGGGAGATGAAGGTGCTGGTGAGCCCTTTATGGGTATAGTGGCTGGCCGGGCCAAAGATTATGAGGGCACCCTACCTTCTGACACAGTTTCGCTCAGTGATTCAGACTCTGAAGACTTCGGCTTAGTGGATGAAGCAGAAGTTGATACGATTTCTCCAGAGGAACCACCGTCTTTGGATGACATAGGTTATGGATCAGATGAGATCCCTGATTCTTCAAACAACAACCTTAAGTCTCCTGTCCAGCCATTCCATCTGAAAGGCATGAGCTCTACCTTCTCGCTGCGGAGCCAGAGCATATTTGACGGCCTGGAAGGGGCAGCCAAATTAGCGGTGCCGTCTATGGCTGAAGATAACATTATTGATGGGAGGTTTAAgcgccctctgcccccacccactcCTTTAAGCAAGATGGCCGCAGAAAGCCTTGGAAGGCAAAGCAAGCCACCCTCAGCTCCCAAAAGCTCTCCAGGAGTCCCGGACTACGTGGCACACCCAGAACGCTGGACAAAATACAGCCTGGAGGGAGTTTCAGAGTCTAGTGATAAGACCAACAGGATGGCTGCCATGGAGTTCCTAGAGGGCTTGAAGAAGAAAGGAGGAGAACAAAGCTCAGCTACCCAAGAGAGCTACACCCCATATTTCAACCAGGACCCCTCCAGCCATGGTGCTGGAAGGATAATATTTACCAAACCCACAAAGATAGGCATGCGTAGTTCGGAAAGGAAAAGATCAGCAGAGGAGGATGGTAAGAAGCTCATGAACAcaaagcaaggtctgaatgagaaATCTCCCAAGAAGGGCAATGACTTGAGTGAAGAGGATGAAGTTGAGCTGGGCCATTTAGACACTGAAGGGAAGAAGATGGTGGAGGAAGAGGAGTGGCTGAAGTTGGAGGACCTGGGTACAAAAAGAGAACTTGGCACAGGTTCCACTCACACAGGTGAAGATGCTTTGGTGGAAACCGTAGGGTTTCACggtagtaagaaaaggagtaggAAGCATTTCCGTCTCAAAGCAGACGATGAAGAGGCTGAAGAGTCTTAAGAGAGAAACTAATTATACCCATCCAGAGGCTTCAGTGTTATTCCAGAAGGCTACCTTTGTTTGCTCTCTCTCAGCTCAGATCTCACTAGCCGGGCAGGTGGCAGGCTTTTTGTCTAGCACTCAGTTTTGTGGTCTCCAAATATACTATTTTTAGTACGTTTGTCAGAAAGTACAAAAACCCTATACCTGCAGGGAACAGTGTTgacacagcacctggaggggtagGAAGTGGGGTTTGTTTTCTTGAGCAAGCCCCTCTGACTGACGCTGGCACAGCGTCAAGGCCTTGACCACAGAGATAGGCTATCCTAACACAAGTACTTCAGCAGGGAGAATGAGGGATCCAGGAGGACCCCCTGCCTGTCCCTACTCTTCCACCCTCTTAAAAAAATTAGAACCCCCTGGCCAGTGCTGTAGAAGTCTGGAATCAAAAGGGATCAGGATTGAAGAGGAGCATAGAAGGTAGAGTTTTAAAGTATTAAAAACCAAACCCAGTAGGATTAAGTCGATATCCTGATTTCCCTTAATGTGTATGTCCCTAATTGGGAACAGGTGGGACAAGGATTGAGCCATGCTTCCTGCACTGCCACTGAAAATAGAAACACAGTAAGTAACTGGCCATGAGCTGAGAGGGCACAATCAGGAGTGGCCAATTAAATGGGTTTTAAGGTAGTCTGAGTATTTTCCCTTGGTGAATTCTAATGTATCTTATTTGGTAAAAGTTTAAAAGAAACTTGAGGCCTGTTGAGACAAAACATCTTTGGAAACATTTAGCAAAGACCTGCGTGAGAGCCTCAGTCGCTTCTCAGCATGCTGTGCGTACAACTGAAATGTGTGTGACAGCCGACTGATTGGTCAAGCAGCCACAAGCTTCCCCCTGTGTGCGTGTGATGTGCTGTGCTGATGTCTCACCTCCATAAGATGCAGTGCTTCCATTTTGACTCTTAAGTAGACTAATTGGAAGGGAAGGACTTGTACTAAGAGATTCTCTTTATACTTTGGATGTCAATAAAAACATTTAGTTGTAATTTGGTTTCTGGGTCTGTTTTACACCTGTAGGTGTATTAGTATCCAATAACTATGAATATTAGCAGAGAAGTATAGACATGGTTTCATTTGGCAAGGTGGGATTTCAGGTAAGAATCTGAGAGGATTTTACTCTAAATATGTAGAGAGaggctttttccccctctcttggTCTTACCACTTTGTTTTTTTGTAACACTGGAATAGTTTACAAGTGCAAATGGAATCGTTAACAGAACTACAATGAATGTTGAACTTTTAcatagcactttgcaaacattcttGTGAGGCAGGTTAGTAAGTACTGACATTTGCCTTTGGTTAGATGAAGGAAAACTGAGGTTGAAAGGTTATGTTCTTAGAATGGATATTCATACTATGTTTCTTAGCGACTGGTCCATGGACTagcaccagtccctgagatctccctgacaggaaggcagcaagccagtctcTGGTATCAAAAAGACTGAGAAACACTGCTATAAAAGACAGCATATTGCTTAGGCCTTTTGGCTTGATTTATCATGGCCAGTGTTCTAGATTAACCATTTAATAATATACAATTAATCAGCCAAATTGTAATATTTGTAACTGGACAGTAAAAGGCCATCTCTTCTTTCCTTGGAATGTGCAACTTCACTAAATTCATTCATTGTAGCTAGAGATCCATTGCTTAAACCCTCATGCAAACTTGGGAACATTACTGATAGGGTACTTGAAATCTCTAGAGAGAAAATTATTGGCTGCAGGACAGGAACTATGGCTGCTTTTTTGCTTGTGCAGTCCAGAGCACCTGGTTGTTGCTTCCAGAAACCTGTAATGTACAATGGGTAGAGGATGGGGCAGTAGTGCCAGTCTTGTGAAACCGATCTTGTCCAGGACAGATTGGCTCGGAGTGCAACAATGAGGAACAATTAGAGTCTATGGATATTCATAGGACATACCTAGTACATAAATCCTGCTGGTTTGAAGGGGACATACAAAAATTCAGATGAGGTATAACTTCCAGAGTTGTCACCatatattttgctttcaaatAAGGATCTGAATTCACTGATGACATCAGTAATGACAGGAAGTGTTTCGGTTTGACAAACTGACTACTTCCTAAACACACAATGGCCCTAAAGCAGTAGCCATTGGTTCCACCTCTCTGTCCCTAAAGGTGAATGAACTTGTAGCATGGATGCCAAAACTACTCCCCTGTGTAGGCCACAGTGATATGGCACAGCTGACTTGAAAATAAGATGAACACATTCCTATAGTAGGAGGAAGTCCTTAACAGCTTTCTTTCCATTAACAAGAACCTCTTGCTTCTGAGCATAAAAGGCATTATGAACCGATCTTCCTTTTTTGTGGGTGGGTGTGGTGATGGTGGTTTTCTGAGATCAATAAACCTGACTGGGGAGGTGTGTAACTTACCAGGATCAGTATTTATGATACATAGGAGCCTACAGGTATAATATTTTCAAGGAAATCCAATTTAATTGAGGCCTGTCCATCCAAGAAAGCCAGAAGTCCAGTACATTTTGCTAATAGTAGTGTATGTACATGAATCCAAAAGGTTGGGCACTATCCATATAAAATTACAGGAAGAGAACCTTTTAAGTAGTAAAATTCTGTTTATTTGTGTATGCTGTCTCATACAAAAGTATAACAAGGTTTCACAGCCTATATGTACAAATAAAGTCATAATGTCAAATATACAAGTGTAATATTTGTAGCTACTGTAATGAAAAGACAAACGGTGAAATGTTCATAGGTCTAGTTTTTCGGAAAAACAATTGTGGGGTAGGATTTGATTTTTCAGAGTCAGACAAGAAGATGAGAAAAGTCAGAAGATTTCTTGGAGGTAAGGGAGCTGTTCCAACTTCTGGGGCTGCGTTGGGAGAGTTTCTGTTGCCCACTACTAAAGCAACAGAAGTCTGGCAGCAGGCAGAAGTCTGGCACTCAGGGAGCATAGTGGATAGAATCAAGGGGGTGAGGGTAGTAGAACAATTATGTACTTTGGGTTTTGAAATGGACAGCAAGCCAGTGAAGACTTGAGGACAAAAGATGTTTCAGTTTCTGCATATGGGAGAAGTTAGGATTAAGGAAAGGCCATAAAGGAGGAAATTACTGTAGTCAAGATAAGGAGGAGATGCTGGAAAGTATAACCATTTGGGGATGAAAAAAACTATATCAGTGCAAAAAGCTGGCCTCTATGCTGTTGAAGTCCTGGGTTATTTCCTGATTAGCTTTTGATTAACAATCTCTAGGGAAGTAAAGAGCCCATGAAACTGAGCTTTCTTCAGCAAACAGATGAGACAACTAATTTTACTGCGGTAAGTATCACGCTTTTTGTCAGAGTAATGCCTCTGGGAAGAATACAGGGAATAACAATCAAGAAATGAAGtcctcagtaaaaaaaaaaaaaaaaaaagggggggggggaatttgagACGGGGATGGTATCTGGAAGGGACTGGAAGGCACAAGTGTTTTAGAAAATACAGTGATGGTATCAGTCGGGAGGGCATCAGAGAATGTACCAGGGGGCAGTGAATATGTTTATTATCATGACTGATGAAGTAAAAGCTTGGAGGAAGTACACAAGCTACAAGAGTAGGGTAGAGGAGAGAGCCTTTATATGGCTAAAACAGGAGCTGCCAGTATGGATTAGATGGGAGGATAAGAACCAGGAAATGGGAGGTGGAGGAGAAACTAGGAAAGGAGGATGCAACAAAGAGCGCATGCAGCGCAGATGTTACAGGAGATGAAGTGGTTCTGGAGTGTAGTGTGGGCCCTGTCTGGCAACATGGCAGGCTTTTTGAGGATCCAGAGATTCATGCAAGACACGGTTGCAGGGcaaaggaggatgaaagtctgaCATGGACAGAGAAGAGTTTTATATATCACAGGTGATTGCCTCTAGCAATTGATCTGCTTTTCCTTAATGTGGGTAAATAGGTTAAGAGAAATATGGTAGGCACTCTGTGCGTAAGGACAGGGGatgaagtgggggaaaaaaaaaatctcactgcccTGTTAACTACATATATAAATACAGTGAGAAGGAAATAGAAGACCTCTGATACACAAATACAtcagtggtgaaatcctggccccaacttaatggcagttttgccactgacttcagtggggttgggatttcaccccagaagtaCTTCAAAATGGCAAACTAATCTGAGGAAATGAGAACTTAATTTAATTATCAATGTACATCATGTCATTTTCAGACTCTTC
This window encodes:
- the TSSC4 gene encoding protein TSSC4, which codes for MGDEGAGEPFMGIVAGRAKDYEGTLPSDTVSLSDSDSEDFGLVDEAEVDTISPEEPPSLDDIGYGSDEIPDSSNNNLKSPVQPFHLKGMSSTFSLRSQSIFDGLEGAAKLAVPSMAEDNIIDGRFKRPLPPPTPLSKMAAESLGRQSKPPSAPKSSPGVPDYVAHPERWTKYSLEGVSESSDKTNRMAAMEFLEGLKKKGGEQSSATQESYTPYFNQDPSSHGAGRIIFTKPTKIGMRSSERKRSAEEDGKKLMNTKQGLNEKSPKKGNDLSEEDEVELGHLDTEGKKMVEEEEWLKLEDLGTKRELGTGSTHTGEDALVETVGFHGSKKRSRKHFRLKADDEEAEES